The nucleotide sequence TCCTCCAGAAATACCGCAGAAACGCCGACGACCGGTGGGTCTGGATCGAGGATACCCTTACCTACGCAAACGGCAAGATATCGCAGGCCCTCATCATGTCGGGCCGCAGCCAGCGAAACGAGGAGATGCTCCGGGCCGGGCTCCGCACCCTCGCCTGGCTCATGGATGTCCAGACCGACGCCAAGGGCCACTTCGTGCCGGTGGGCAACAACGGCTGGTACCGCCGCGGAGGACTCAAGGCGCGCTTCGATCAGCAGCCCATAGAGGCCCTCGACATGATCGAGGCCTGCCGCGAGGCATACGAGGCAACGGGCGAAGACGTCTGGCTCAACCACGCCCAGCGCTGCCTCGACTGGTTCCTCGGCAGAAACGACCTCAACGCCCCGCTCTACGACCACAGAAGCGGCGGCTGCTGCGACGGCCTCCAGGCAGACGGTCCAAACCGCAACCAGGGGGCCGAGTCCACGCTCGTCTGCTTCCTTTCACTGCTCAACCTCAACATGCTGCGCAGCCGCATCTCCATCGAGAGCGGGAGCGAGGCGCCGGAACGCGAGGGGGTGGCGGCCCATGGCGGCTGAACCCATCGTCATGGTGAGCTCCTACCCGCCGCGCCTGTGCGGCATAGCCACCTTCTGCGAGGAGGCCAGGGAGTTCATCCAGAAGGCCAACCCCGGTCGCCCTGTGCTCGTCATAAGCCACACCGACGGAGAGGGCGAAGGCGTCATCCCCATCATCGACACGAGCCGTCACGACTGGTGGAGGCCCGTGGCGAGGGAGATCGAGAGGCTCTCCCCCTACGCCGTCCACATCGAGCACGAATACGGCCTCTACGAGTACTACGACCCCCGCCACATGGGCGACGGCAACGCGGGCTTCCTAAACCTCCTCGAGGCCATAGGCGATTTCCCAATCGTCGTCGAGCCCCACACGATCCACGGAAGACTGCGCGACCCCGAGGCCGACTTCATCTACAGGATGTGCCAGCGGAGCCACGTGGTCCTCTTCAAGTGCAGCTACCAGAAATGGCGGCTCGACTGGACCTTCAAGGGAAGGGGCTGGCCCACGCCGCTGAACATAATGGTCGTGCCCCACGGCGCGCGCTGCGACAAGCGCTGGGGAGTGCACGAGACAGCCGCCATTCGCAAGGAATTCGGACTCGACAAGATCGGGCTCGCCGACCACGTGGTCGGCATGATCGGCTGGATCCAGTCCAACAAGCGCTGGGACATACTCCTGTCCATGTGGGAGGAGATACACAACGAGATCAAGGAGCGGTCGGGCAAGGAGTGGGACCTG is from Deltaproteobacteria bacterium and encodes:
- a CDS encoding glycosyltransferase, whose product is MAAEPIVMVSSYPPRLCGIATFCEEAREFIQKANPGRPVLVISHTDGEGEGVIPIIDTSRHDWWRPVAREIERLSPYAVHIEHEYGLYEYYDPRHMGDGNAGFLNLLEAIGDFPIVVEPHTIHGRLRDPEADFIYRMCQRSHVVLFKCSYQKWRLDWTFKGRGWPTPLNIMVVPHGARCDKRWGVHETAAIRKEFGLDKIGLADHVVGMIGWIQSNKRWDILLSMWEEIHNEIKERSGKEWDLLAAGAMRDPNHRRDYEVWKSEVQILACKGLAHYHEFIPRGDAYYKMMAICDFIVLPSTDETQSGTLARIIALNKPYITTAPLEGLTAQTLESEGGLLFTTKEMLRRKVVKLALDEELRMELGNNLRRYLEEVVCWEVVARQYNEAYELARTAVRTGKPVTLEPEF